A genomic segment from Rahnella aceris encodes:
- the mgsA gene encoding methylglyoxal synthase → MEYTTRTIAKQKHIALVAHDHCKSTLLKWVDKNVAELSQHILYATGTTGNLVQRNTGINVKSMLSGPMGGDQQVGALIAEGKIDMLIFLWDPLNAVPHDPDVKALLRLATVWNIPVATNLSTADFLIQSPLFQSEVEITIPDYQRYLWSRLKE, encoded by the coding sequence ATGGAATACACGACCCGCACGATCGCAAAACAAAAACATATAGCCCTGGTCGCGCATGACCACTGCAAAAGTACCCTGCTGAAATGGGTTGATAAAAACGTTGCTGAGCTTTCGCAGCATATCCTGTATGCCACCGGCACGACGGGTAACCTGGTTCAGCGTAATACCGGGATTAATGTCAAAAGCATGCTAAGCGGGCCGATGGGCGGCGACCAGCAAGTGGGCGCGCTGATTGCCGAAGGCAAAATCGATATGCTGATTTTCCTCTGGGATCCGCTCAATGCCGTTCCGCATGATCCGGATGTGAAAGCCCTGCTGCGCCTGGCGACCGTATGGAACATCCCGGTGGCAACCAATCTGTCTACTGCTGACTTCCTGATCCAGTCTCCGTTGTTCCAGTCTGAAGTCGAAATCACTATTCCTGACTACCAGCGCTATCTGTGGTCACGCCTGAAAGAATAA
- a CDS encoding DUF2057 family protein: protein MKICHALVALASLSLMVSASATSLKLSPDVDVLVIDGKQMSGAILKGADSLELDGGQHQILFQVSKNVRSVAQQAPIIYHSPALIVTFNAKSNRSVSFVLPKLSNDNETTQFSQQMNYQLIDEQGRQIPTQRDVLNMFNPGHTADAEKLMMTYNLSGARAAVPSFAKGSMDKKSALATDATSQISIVYLHPLWTRLAANAGFERLLLWLKLPDNQERAS, encoded by the coding sequence ATGAAAATCTGTCATGCGCTGGTCGCATTAGCGAGTCTCAGCCTGATGGTGTCAGCTTCAGCGACCTCACTTAAATTGTCCCCCGATGTCGATGTTCTGGTAATCGATGGCAAACAGATGTCTGGCGCAATCCTTAAAGGCGCAGACAGCCTTGAACTCGATGGCGGTCAGCACCAGATTCTGTTTCAGGTCAGCAAAAATGTCCGTTCCGTCGCTCAACAGGCACCGATAATCTACCATTCGCCTGCCCTTATCGTGACCTTCAATGCTAAAAGTAATCGTTCCGTTTCTTTCGTTCTGCCAAAACTGAGCAACGACAATGAAACGACACAATTTAGCCAGCAGATGAATTATCAGCTCATTGATGAACAAGGCCGTCAGATACCGACACAACGTGACGTCCTGAATATGTTTAATCCCGGGCATACTGCCGACGCTGAAAAATTAATGATGACTTACAATTTGTCGGGCGCACGTGCGGCGGTTCCTTCATTCGCCAAAGGCAGCATGGATAAAAAATCTGCGTTAGCCACCGACGCAACATCTCAAATTTCTATCGTTTATCTTCATCCGTTGTGGACACGTCTGGCCGCGAATGCTGGCTTTGAGCGGTTGTTACTCTGGTTAAAACTGCCGGATAATCAGGAACGCGCGTCATAA
- a CDS encoding CoA-binding protein, with the protein MQDNDIRKILEEVKTIALVGASDNPGRPSYGVMAYLLSQGFEVIPVSPKLAGQELLGQKAYGSLAEIPHPVDMVDVFRNADAAYGVAQEAIAIKAKVLWLQLGVINEQAAVLAKEAGLKVVMDRCPKIEIPRLGMEK; encoded by the coding sequence GTGCAAGACAATGATATCCGCAAGATTCTTGAAGAAGTGAAAACCATCGCGCTGGTGGGGGCCAGTGATAATCCCGGCCGACCAAGTTACGGCGTCATGGCGTATTTACTTTCTCAGGGCTTTGAGGTGATCCCGGTCAGTCCGAAGCTGGCGGGGCAGGAACTGCTCGGCCAGAAAGCTTATGGTTCTCTGGCAGAAATTCCCCATCCGGTAGATATGGTGGACGTGTTCCGTAATGCGGATGCCGCTTATGGCGTGGCGCAGGAAGCGATTGCGATTAAGGCGAAAGTGCTGTGGCTGCAACTGGGCGTCATTAATGAACAGGCTGCTGTGCTGGCAAAAGAGGCTGGGCTGAAGGTGGTGATGGATCGCTGCCCGAAAATTGAAATTCCGCGACTGGGCATGGAAAAGTAA
- the hspQ gene encoding heat shock protein HspQ: protein MIASKYGIGQQVRHRMLGYLGVVIDVDAQYSLDKPDVNDVVADDSMRTAPWYHVVMEDEEGQPVHTYLAEIQIDHEAARSHPEQASLDDLAASIRNQLQAPRLRN from the coding sequence ATGATTGCCAGTAAATACGGTATCGGACAGCAGGTCCGCCACAGAATGTTAGGTTATCTGGGTGTGGTTATTGATGTTGATGCACAATATTCGCTCGATAAGCCTGACGTCAATGATGTCGTTGCTGATGATTCAATGCGTACCGCTCCCTGGTACCATGTCGTGATGGAAGATGAAGAAGGTCAGCCGGTTCACACTTACCTGGCTGAAATTCAGATCGATCATGAAGCGGCACGTTCGCATCCTGAACAAGCCTCGCTGGATGACCTGGCAGCCTCAATCCGTAACCAGTTACAGGCACCGCGACTGCGTAACTGA
- the rlmI gene encoding 23S rRNA (cytosine(1962)-C(5))-methyltransferase RlmI encodes MTARLILAKGREKSLLRRHPWVFSGAVSRIEGKANSGETIDIVDSQGKWLARGAYSPSSQIRARVWTFKQDEDIDIAFFIRRLQQAQSWRDYIAKRDGLDGYRLIAGESDCLPGITIDRFQNFLVLQLLSAGAEYQRAPLIAALQHCYPECAIWDRSDVAVRKKEGLELAQGHVFGDEPPALLPIQEHGMSLLVDIKEGHKTGFYLDQRDSRLAARNYAAGRNVLNCFSYTGAFAVSALMGGCTKVTNVDTSQAALDVARQNVELNKLDLSKAEFVREDVFQLLRKYRTEGQQFDMIVMDPPKFVENKNQLASACRGYKDINMLALQLLRPGGILLSFSCSGLLPTDLFQKILADAALDAGREIQFVEQFRQAADHPVTGAYPEGLYLKGFACLVMN; translated from the coding sequence ATGACTGCACGTTTAATTCTGGCCAAAGGCCGTGAAAAATCACTTCTTCGTCGCCACCCGTGGGTGTTTTCCGGCGCGGTTTCACGCATCGAAGGTAAAGCCAATTCCGGCGAGACTATAGATATTGTAGACAGTCAGGGAAAATGGCTGGCGCGCGGCGCCTATTCGCCGTCCTCGCAGATCCGTGCGCGCGTCTGGACATTCAAACAAGATGAAGACATTGATATCGCGTTCTTCATCCGCCGTTTACAACAGGCGCAGAGCTGGCGCGATTATATCGCTAAGCGCGACGGACTGGACGGTTACCGCCTGATTGCTGGGGAATCCGACTGCCTGCCAGGTATCACTATCGACCGCTTCCAGAATTTCCTGGTGCTGCAATTGCTGTCAGCCGGTGCGGAATATCAGCGTGCCCCGCTGATTGCTGCACTGCAACATTGCTATCCGGAATGTGCAATCTGGGATCGTTCCGACGTGGCCGTGCGTAAAAAAGAAGGGCTGGAACTGGCTCAGGGACACGTATTTGGCGACGAGCCTCCTGCCTTGTTGCCGATTCAGGAACACGGAATGAGCCTGCTGGTGGATATTAAAGAAGGTCACAAAACCGGTTTCTACCTTGACCAGCGTGACAGCCGCCTTGCCGCACGTAATTATGCCGCAGGCCGCAACGTTCTGAACTGTTTCTCTTATACCGGCGCTTTCGCGGTGTCTGCGCTGATGGGCGGCTGTACAAAAGTCACCAACGTGGATACCTCCCAGGCAGCGCTCGACGTGGCCCGTCAGAACGTTGAACTGAATAAACTGGATCTCTCGAAAGCAGAATTCGTGCGTGAAGACGTGTTCCAGCTGCTGCGCAAATACCGCACCGAAGGCCAGCAGTTCGATATGATCGTGATGGATCCGCCGAAATTCGTTGAGAACAAAAACCAGCTGGCAAGCGCCTGCCGTGGTTACAAAGACATTAATATGCTGGCGTTGCAACTGTTACGTCCGGGGGGGATTCTGCTGAGTTTCTCCTGCTCCGGATTGTTGCCAACGGATTTATTCCAGAAAATTCTGGCTGATGCGGCGCTGGATGCCGGTCGTGAGATCCAGTTCGTCGAGCAGTTCCGTCAGGCAGCCGACCATCCGGTGACCGGCGCTTACCCTGAAGGCCTATATCTGAAAGGGTTCGCCTGCCTGGTAATGAACTGA
- the yccX gene encoding acylphosphatase: MATVSIAAYVYGMVQGVGFRFATQHQATGLGLTGYAKNLEDGSVEVVACGEQEKVDQLLAWLKQGGPKHARVDRVLSEPTAPGNYSDFKIKY; encoded by the coding sequence ATGGCAACAGTCAGTATAGCCGCCTATGTGTACGGCATGGTGCAGGGCGTCGGTTTTCGTTTTGCGACACAGCATCAGGCCACCGGTCTCGGTCTGACCGGTTACGCGAAAAATCTTGAGGATGGCAGCGTCGAAGTGGTGGCGTGCGGAGAGCAGGAGAAAGTAGATCAGTTGCTAGCCTGGCTAAAGCAGGGCGGGCCGAAACATGCACGCGTTGATCGCGTACTGAGTGAACCGACCGCGCCTGGCAATTACAGCGATTTTAAAATCAAATACTGA
- the tusE gene encoding sulfurtransferase TusE, producing the protein MLEFEGQVIETDAQGYLKNSQEWQEGMAPLLAEEEGIVLTDAHWEVVRFVREFYLEFNTSPAVRMLVKAMAQKYGEEKGNSRYLFRLFPKGPAKQATKIAGLPKPVKCL; encoded by the coding sequence ATGCTGGAGTTTGAAGGTCAGGTTATTGAAACCGACGCTCAGGGTTACCTGAAAAACAGTCAGGAGTGGCAGGAAGGCATGGCGCCGCTGCTGGCGGAAGAAGAAGGGATCGTTCTGACTGACGCCCACTGGGAAGTCGTGCGGTTTGTGCGCGAGTTTTACCTCGAATTCAATACTTCTCCCGCCGTACGCATGCTGGTGAAAGCAATGGCGCAGAAATATGGCGAAGAGAAAGGCAACAGCCGCTATCTGTTCCGGCTGTTCCCGAAAGGTCCGGCCAAACAGGCAACCAAAATTGCGGGCCTGCCGAAACCGGTGAAGTGCTTGTGA
- the yccA gene encoding FtsH protease modulator YccA has product MDRIVASSSSSRAGSLLSTHRVLRNTYFLLALTLGVSAITATASTVLRLPSPGFLLTIVGFYGLMFLTYRTANSPAGILSAFALTGFMGYTLGPLLSSLLSVGAGDIIMLALGGTALVFFCCSAYVLTTRKDMSFLSGMMMAGFVVLLVAVIANLFLQIPALSLAISCLFILFSAGAILWETSNIIHGGETNYIRATVSLYVSLYNIFVSLLSILGLSSRN; this is encoded by the coding sequence ATGGATCGTATCGTTGCATCTTCGTCATCATCACGCGCTGGCTCGTTGCTAAGCACGCACCGGGTGCTGCGTAATACTTATTTCCTGTTAGCACTGACTTTGGGCGTATCCGCGATTACTGCGACAGCAAGTACGGTTCTGAGATTGCCGTCCCCCGGTTTTCTGCTGACCATCGTTGGCTTCTATGGCCTGATGTTCCTGACCTACCGCACAGCCAACAGCCCGGCGGGTATTTTATCTGCCTTCGCGCTGACCGGTTTTATGGGGTATACGCTGGGGCCACTGCTGAGTTCGCTGCTTTCCGTCGGTGCCGGTGACATTATTATGCTGGCACTGGGCGGCACTGCGCTGGTGTTCTTCTGCTGTTCAGCCTATGTGCTGACCACGCGCAAAGATATGTCGTTCCTGTCCGGCATGATGATGGCAGGTTTTGTGGTGCTACTGGTGGCGGTTATCGCTAACCTGTTCCTGCAAATTCCTGCGCTGTCACTGGCGATCAGTTGCCTGTTTATTTTGTTCTCCGCAGGCGCAATCCTGTGGGAAACCAGCAATATTATTCATGGCGGCGAAACCAACTATATTCGGGCGACCGTCAGCCTGTATGTCTCGCTGTACAACATTTTTGTCAGCCTGCTGAGCATTCTGGGCCTGTCATCACGTAACTGA